In one window of Dyella thiooxydans DNA:
- a CDS encoding tetratricopeptide repeat protein — protein sequence MKHAPLFKLLAGATLALTIIAAPVAHASHADKDKKEALYPNATRKEPKLDLTNSKDQKQLSEGLDAVNSGDAAKAESVLQPILDKSKSKYAQALALQGLASLKYNAGDLKGAISLLSQALANGVMPNDTYFQLEYEMAQFQLADEQYQASIDTIAKWRAEGKRDTADSHALEGNAYYRLQKYPEAIAAMKQAMSMTDKPQSSWNQILMASYAESGQSDQAAQLAEQQFEANPNDPTTLNNAVAVLMQAQKYPEAIKLMEKAKAQGVLKSDKDYVNLAKLYLITGQTTDNPKPNALKAVQTLEDGMASGTIPSTYENNKLLGDAAYVAGNESKAVAAYKKAIPMATDGEAAVRAGQILVVQNKNREAVPLIQQGIAKGVKHQGSAYMLLAEAERGLKNKPAAIAAMRKAAQDPETAAKAKDWLRKAGAGK from the coding sequence ATGAAGCATGCCCCCCTGTTCAAGTTGCTGGCAGGCGCGACTCTTGCCTTGACGATCATCGCTGCGCCGGTGGCCCACGCCAGCCATGCGGACAAGGACAAGAAGGAAGCGTTGTACCCCAACGCGACCCGCAAGGAGCCCAAGCTCGACCTGACCAACAGCAAGGATCAGAAGCAGCTCAGCGAAGGGCTCGATGCAGTCAACTCGGGCGACGCGGCCAAGGCCGAGTCGGTCCTGCAGCCCATCCTGGACAAGAGCAAGAGCAAGTACGCCCAGGCACTGGCCCTGCAGGGTCTGGCCAGCCTGAAGTACAACGCGGGCGACCTGAAGGGAGCGATCTCGCTGCTGTCCCAGGCACTGGCCAATGGGGTCATGCCGAATGACACCTACTTCCAGCTCGAATATGAGATGGCCCAGTTCCAGCTCGCGGACGAGCAGTACCAGGCGTCGATCGACACGATCGCCAAGTGGCGCGCTGAGGGCAAGCGCGATACCGCGGACTCCCACGCGCTCGAAGGCAATGCCTACTACCGGCTGCAGAAGTATCCGGAGGCGATCGCCGCGATGAAGCAGGCGATGTCGATGACCGACAAGCCGCAGAGCAGCTGGAACCAGATCCTGATGGCCAGCTATGCCGAGTCGGGCCAGAGCGACCAAGCCGCGCAGCTGGCCGAACAGCAGTTCGAGGCCAATCCGAATGACCCGACCACGCTGAACAATGCAGTGGCGGTGCTGATGCAGGCGCAGAAGTACCCGGAAGCCATCAAGCTGATGGAGAAGGCCAAGGCACAGGGTGTTCTGAAGTCCGACAAGGACTACGTGAATTTGGCCAAGCTCTACCTGATCACTGGCCAGACGACCGACAACCCCAAGCCCAACGCGCTGAAGGCCGTGCAAACTCTTGAGGACGGCATGGCCAGCGGGACCATCCCGAGCACCTACGAGAACAACAAGCTGCTCGGCGATGCGGCCTATGTGGCCGGCAACGAGTCCAAGGCAGTCGCCGCGTACAAGAAGGCCATCCCGATGGCGACCGATGGCGAGGCTGCGGTTCGCGCCGGCCAGATCCTGGTGGTGCAGAACAAGAATCGCGAGGCGGTTCCGCTGATTCAGCAGGGTATTGCCAAGGGCGTGAAGCACCAAGGTTCGGCTTACATGTTGCTGGCCGAGGCCGAGCGTGGCCTGAAGAACAAGCCCGCCGCCATCGCGGCGATGAGGAAGGCTGCGCAGGATCCGGAAACCGCGGCAAAAGCCAAGGACTGGTTGCGGAAGGCAGGAGCCGGCAAGTAA
- a CDS encoding energy transducer TonB, with protein sequence MASSNHEIDNKSFNWRRTWALAAAIALHSFAFLMLVAPMAPPKQAQKEKDKVVQVNFIEPPPPPPPPPPPPPEPPKQPPPKIIKQVQPPPTPPPPAPPPPVDEATNNPAPPVPPAPPAPPAPPSDITASQDLSYNSRLQPRYPPQAIRQRHEGTVTLLILVGVDGSVKDVKVDVSSGYRELDRAAIEAARHWRFNPTIRNGQKVEGYARVPVNFNLNQL encoded by the coding sequence ATGGCCTCAAGCAACCACGAAATCGACAATAAGTCGTTCAATTGGAGGCGCACCTGGGCGTTGGCAGCCGCCATCGCGCTGCATTCCTTCGCGTTCCTGATGCTGGTGGCGCCCATGGCCCCGCCCAAGCAGGCGCAAAAAGAGAAGGATAAGGTCGTCCAGGTAAACTTCATCGAGCCGCCGCCGCCGCCGCCGCCGCCGCCGCCGCCGCCGCCGGAGCCGCCGAAGCAGCCGCCGCCGAAAATCATCAAGCAGGTGCAGCCGCCGCCGACCCCGCCGCCGCCGGCTCCGCCGCCGCCGGTGGACGAGGCGACGAATAACCCGGCGCCGCCGGTCCCGCCCGCGCCGCCGGCTCCGCCGGCTCCGCCGTCGGACATCACGGCCAGCCAGGACCTGAGCTACAACAGCCGTTTGCAGCCGCGCTACCCGCCGCAGGCGATCCGTCAGCGTCACGAAGGTACGGTGACGCTGCTGATCCTGGTTGGTGTCGATGGCTCGGTGAAGGACGTCAAGGTGGACGTCTCGAGTGGTTATCGCGAGCTGGACCGCGCCGCCATCGAAGCTGCACGCCACTGGCGCTTCAACCCGACGATCCGCAATGGTCAGAAGGTCGAGGGCTACGCCCGTGTCCCGGTCAATTTCAACCTCAATCAGCTGTAA
- a CDS encoding MotA/TolQ/ExbB proton channel family protein — MFQETSAPLSNAEAMKQIGFDALLHNLDPLGWIVLVTLVIMSVSSWYFIVANAIRNAMVRSRADKVIDGFWNTGSTQEAIRELEAQPKSEPFSKIALDAASAVAHHQQAAAGGNGLAQTLSRSEFIDRALRQAVARESLRLEGGLTLLATVGSSAPFVGLLGTVWGIYNALIGIAAAGNASMVAVAGPVGESLIMTAIGLFTAIPAVLAYNFFNRSNRLTYAQFDEFAHDLHDFFATGARVEGK, encoded by the coding sequence ATGTTCCAAGAGACCTCTGCACCTCTGTCCAATGCCGAAGCGATGAAGCAGATCGGCTTCGACGCACTCCTCCACAACCTTGATCCGCTGGGTTGGATCGTGCTGGTCACCCTGGTGATCATGTCCGTGTCCTCCTGGTACTTCATCGTCGCCAATGCGATCCGCAACGCGATGGTGCGTTCGCGTGCCGACAAGGTGATCGACGGCTTCTGGAACACCGGTTCCACCCAGGAAGCCATCCGCGAGCTCGAGGCCCAGCCGAAGAGCGAGCCGTTCTCCAAGATCGCGCTGGACGCGGCTTCGGCCGTCGCCCACCACCAGCAGGCCGCTGCTGGTGGCAACGGTCTGGCCCAGACCCTGAGCCGCTCGGAGTTCATCGACCGTGCCCTGCGTCAGGCCGTGGCTCGCGAGAGCCTGCGCCTGGAAGGCGGTCTGACCCTGCTGGCAACGGTTGGTTCGTCCGCTCCGTTCGTCGGCCTGCTCGGTACCGTGTGGGGCATCTACAACGCGCTGATCGGCATCGCTGCCGCCGGCAATGCGTCGATGGTCGCGGTGGCCGGTCCGGTGGGTGAGTCGCTGATCATGACCGCGATCGGTCTGTTCACCGCAATCCCGGCGGTGCTGGCCTACAACTTCTTCAACCGCTCCAACCGTCTGACCTACGCCCAGTTCGACGAGTTCGCGCACGACCTGCACGACTTCTTCGCCACTGGCGCGCGCGTCGAAGGCAAGTGA
- a CDS encoding ExbD/TolR family protein, translating to MAMSTGNSGGPMSEINVTPLVDVMLVLLIIFMITAPLASHRITVKLPTATPIKADPKPIKPLDLAVQADGSMFLNDASVDENQLKAALAVAASESPQPELQIRADKTTEYKIVKKILSDAKDQGMVHVGFITTAKE from the coding sequence ATGGCGATGAGCACCGGAAATTCCGGCGGTCCGATGTCGGAAATCAACGTCACGCCCCTCGTGGACGTGATGCTGGTGCTGCTGATTATCTTCATGATCACGGCACCGCTGGCCAGCCACAGGATCACCGTCAAGCTACCCACGGCGACTCCGATCAAGGCTGACCCCAAGCCCATCAAGCCGCTGGACCTGGCCGTGCAGGCAGACGGATCGATGTTCCTCAACGATGCATCGGTGGACGAGAACCAGCTGAAGGCGGCCCTGGCCGTGGCTGCGTCCGAGTCGCCCCAGCCGGAACTCCAGATCCGCGCCGACAAGACGACCGAGTACAAGATCGTGAAGAAGATCCTCTCCGATGCGAAGGACCAGGGCATGGTCCACGTCGGTTTCATCACGACGGCGAAGGAGTAA
- a CDS encoding ExbD/TolR family protein → MAFSTGSGKGPMADINVTPLVDVMLVLLIIFMLTAPIVTHDVKIDLPQPTNNPPPDTDHLDPIRLKIDASGAYYWNDVPVDEAGMKAQMAVIAQQTNQPEIQISADDAVAYEYLARALADAKSYGLVKIGFTEQ, encoded by the coding sequence ATGGCTTTCAGTACGGGAAGCGGCAAGGGGCCGATGGCGGACATCAACGTCACGCCCCTCGTCGACGTGATGCTGGTGCTGCTGATCATCTTCATGCTTACCGCGCCGATCGTGACGCATGACGTGAAGATCGATTTGCCGCAGCCGACCAACAACCCGCCGCCGGATACCGATCATCTCGATCCGATCCGTCTGAAGATCGATGCATCGGGTGCCTACTACTGGAACGATGTGCCCGTCGACGAGGCAGGCATGAAGGCCCAGATGGCGGTGATCGCGCAGCAGACCAACCAGCCGGAAATCCAGATCAGCGCGGATGACGCGGTGGCGTACGAATACCTGGCGCGTGCCCTGGCGGACGCGAAGAGCTACGGCCTGGTCAAGATCGGCTTCACCGAGCAGTAA